Within the Hermetia illucens chromosome 6, iHerIll2.2.curated.20191125, whole genome shotgun sequence genome, the region aaggggggctccccatacatgtgaatggagggtgcaaatttttcttttcacagaatgtagccatgtgggatatcaaatgaaaggtctcaattaggacttttcgaaactggttcaatatttgatgttgggtgaaatataggggagtgagggcgcaaaatatgacccccaaaaagtgtaacaggtctcgttctcagaacctatccaaccgaaaaatctgaagaaaatcacagtggtgcatctctacgaaatctaggcctcaaaatatatccggttccgatatctgcacaaataaagttaataatagtatatttccacattttagaaatttacccggcaccttccttatgttcatcccagaagtacatgcgtgtaaagaagaacataatgcacagtttggtcaagtttgaagaaaatccaactattattaacaaagttatagggggtgaaacttcacaattttttgtgaatttcgtaaactctataacctgcatgacgtcatcatcacatatcaattcgtcaataccacaacgaaatgagttccttTGAATTGGGtcacagagaattattttgttttagttttttagttatttgtcaaccagacatgtgtgtatgtaggtatataatatatgcgtgctaatgaactttgcgggtagtgcctaattcaaatagatataagaagtaaatcggaaatatgggtacgatccatttatatacgtgcatatatgtgtacagtattcgaaaatttacagtttgtttagggtgagcgtgtgagggtgtctcgtagtttgaatatgaaagattatgttgaatttgtagttatacacggatagaaaaatgtgcattgaaatttcctacctaagatgaacacaaaacctttatacctgaagcacgagcttccggtattccgacttgtttgttgtttgtagaGCGTTGTAAGTTGGTCCCTGTTTATTCTATTTTGCTTTTTACGTAATATTCTATCTATTCCCCGCTTGCTATATTCATTTTTCACCGCCacgttttttttgtaaattatttcttttttgaatcGCTCTTCTGTCAATGGTGTCGCTAGCAACCGATGTATCATACTGTAGTAAGCCGCCATTTTTTGCTCATATGTGTATTTCGATGTCCTTGGTATGGTTCGCTGTGTGTGATTTTCCTTTCTGTATATGTCAAACTCGagtttattgttgtttcttaCTATAGGTCCAAAAACGCTATCCGTTGGTTatcttccttttccattgtgaaaGTTATGTTGCGGTCTATGTTATTTATTGCATTTTTCCAgcgctaatccagagaggcctcgAAATCAtattagagtctcttctgaggatgagtaaggggcagcatagccctgCGATATATACCAGGGAGAGTAggtaaaaagcatccttttcaccctaaatctttcacgCCAATTTGCCTGGCATCTTTCGTATTCAAAACGGTATAGAAAATCATAGCCAACTGTCTCTGATCTTCTCGATTCTAactattagaactaacgttctaaatcgagtcctctcaagagctcaacgacgccttcaaggtgaaatacattctacaccttagaaaaaataagaccgttgggacagattcaatgtttcaattgtcaaaattttgggcacgttgctcaaaattgtacaTCGGTGCGTTAAGTGCACCAAAAACACCCGCGTGGCGACTGCCCACGCCCCTCAACGGAGGTGCCGtaatgctgcaactgcggcaaagtcgggcatcccgccagcttccgcggttgcccagcaactaaagaggcacagcagaccaaacaggcagtagcacaactgtCGCAAGCCATCACAATCACTGCCCTGCCCTGCACTGGAAATCGGGAataagagggtcgaaatcgatcaaatatccagcaattaatttcaacaaattcctaagatttaacgaCAATGTTAAACTCGAcattggaaaagcaaatggtgcattgcgcaagatctactttcttcttcgcaaaaaagtgggtctaagcaccaaaactaagctgatcctatataagactcttatcaggcccatcatatgctacggagccccttcgtggatcacttgctcttcgaaagccatggataaatgcatgtctttcgaacgccgtgtattaagacattgcactggattgtcttacaattggaaaactaagaagtgcggcaggaacgccatagtataccggcgagcGAATATAGAtcccattagagaatatattctcaacattacggagcggtttttcaataaacttgaaaaccatccaaacccaaaaattagaagaccactagcgactttccttaggccgtgccagatactgaaccctgacctaaaatcaataattctgtccctcttcgacacaccttgcctggtagaagtgcaaagaggctaagcactatatgaatattaagtgctattgtatGTAATATATCAGATGTAAGAcactaattggaaataaataaaatgaaaaataatcgtTCTAAAACGTAAGGTTACATGGCATGGTATAAGTATACGTCATACACAGGCCGATTACGCTCGGCTAGGTCTGGAtagtctgggttccaggccgttttgggttggaaggcgatgaggcagcggacaaacTAGCTAAAAAGGGAGCAGGGGCGTTTTTATACGGGTCAGAACCCGTAGGATTCATGACTATGATATTAaagaatgaagaggaacggttaatGCGAGCTTCGCAGGAATGGGCGGGAATTGGGGATAAGAACCCAATCGCAAAAAGGAGCGCTAAAACCAGCATATTTATAATTAGATCTTTTGGTATATataattgcaattaaatattgatttccaaaataattaattttgctTATATGCTTATATTATTCAAATTAACCAAAATCACGCAAATCACGCACGTCGATGTCAGGATCAACTCGATCCGTAACATTTTTCTACCAGCCACCTCCCATTAGCAAAATATTCCGTAATCAACTCGTTCGGCATAATCACATCCTGTAGAAAACTGTCTCTGATCTCCTCGTCTTTGAGTAGCTCCAGGAGGCGTCCTATGTATACACGTCGCATGGTTACATCATGGTTTATCCACAGCATTGAAGCTGAGAACATCATCTCATAGGGATGGAGCTGTTCGAATTCACTCATTTCGGGGTCAGTCATCAGAGACTTTAACTGTTTTAGGGGTAGAAAGGAATACGGTTACGACTTTGCTCCCAAATAAATTTTGTGGTTATACTTACATCTTCAAATTCCAGCTCCAGGAAGTCGGTTGTCTTCGTCACATCTTCGAAAGATTTCCAGATATATGTTTGTAGATGGGTTCGTAATGAAGTCCGACCGtagaaatctgaaaataaattaaagatATATTACTATCATATTTAATATGGGCACACATATGGGGATGATTTCACCATTGGACTCTACGGTATGTGTTATATGAAAACTCAGCTTACCTGCAAATTTCCAGAAGTCGACGCAATTGACTGAACTTGCAGAGTCAATGAAGAAGCGGTCGCAAAGCTGCAATAGGTTCTCCacttgtaaaaagtcagctactTCGAAGATATCAACTATCATATCGATAGACAACTCCATCTTTCCAGTATAAATGAATTCCACAACCATTTCCACCATTGCCGTTTCAAACTGATCCAGTTCTATGACATTTTTCCCCGAATCGGCGAAGCAACCTAAAGAGAAACAAATAGTGGTTATGCCTCTACCCAAACGAAGTCATATGAAAGTAAGGAGTTTTGGTTACTTACCACTGAAAAGACTTTCGAAGTATTTG harbors:
- the LOC119659868 gene encoding kelch-like protein 28; this encodes MSQLSRSNCKESFDLVLRVRDKEIPVHKLKLVGASKYFESLFSGCFADSGKNVIELDQFETAMVEMVVEFIYTGKMELSIDMIVDIFEVADFLQVENLLQLCDRFFIDSASSVNCVDFWKFADFYGRTSLRTHLQTYIWKSFEDVTKTTDFLELEFEDLKSLMTDPEMSEFEQLHPYEMMFSASMLWINHDVTMRRVYIGRLLELLKDEEIRDSFLQDVIMPNELITEYFANGRWLVEKCYGSS